A stretch of the Ictidomys tridecemlineatus isolate mIctTri1 chromosome 5, mIctTri1.hap1, whole genome shotgun sequence genome encodes the following:
- the Mesp1 gene encoding mesoderm posterior protein 1, whose product MSQAGGPSQSPGGVNQAQLRGKHLGPTLCWFKEPAPPPPDPKPALMCRCAGRGHFTPQAWDKAAASLRRASAVMAHSLCPSLSLSETWLRSTDCAPARPLPPSDRGSGCSPASSPDSWSSAPAGSPVPSPACPCVRSAPRAPTAGRRLGSWQRRSASEREKLRMRTLARALHELRRFLPPSIAPAGQTLTKIETLRLAIRYIDHLSAILGLSEDSLQCRRQRCVGAASPRGCMLCPDGSSMQAQTRDPGPHSDPASSEGPCWGSPPACPAPGAAPEPRALPVMCVEATSRQGQTVEPNPSSPLFPSEVLTLLENWMPLSILEWPPA is encoded by the exons ATGTCACAGGCAGGAGGCCCAAGTCAGAGCCCAGGTGGGGTGAACCAGGCACAGTTAAGGGGCAAGCACCTTGGCCCCACTCTCTGCTGGTTCAAAGAGCCGGCCCCGCCCCCTCCAGACCCCAAGCCAGCTTTGATGTGCAGATGCGCTGGAAGGGGCCACTTCACACCTCAGGCTTGGGATAAAGCTGCCGCCAGCCTCAGACGCGCCTCCGCCGTCATGGCCCATTCCCTGTGCCCGTCCCTCTCGCTCTCCGAAACCTGGTTACGGTCCACAGACTGCGCCCCTGCCCGGCCGCTGCCGCCTTCTGACAGGGGCAGCGGCTGTTCCCCTGCCTCGTCCCCGGACTCGTGGAGCAGCGCCCCGGCGGGCAGTCCCGTGCCAAGCCCAGCCTGCCCGTGCGTCCGCTCGGCCCCGCGCGCGCCGACGGCGGGTAGGCGCCTGGGCAGCTGGCAGCGGCGGAGCGCCAGCGAGCGCGAGAAGCTGCGCATGCGCACCCTGGCCCGCGCCCTGCACGAGCTGCGCCGCTTTCTGCCGCCGTCCATTGCGCCGGCGGGTCAGACCCTGACCAAGATCGAGACCCTGCGCCTGGCTATTCGCTACATCGACCACCTGTCGGCCATCCTGGGCCTCAGCGAGGACAGCTTGCAGTGCCGGCGCCAGCGGTGCGTGGGCGCGGCGTCTCCTCGGGGCTGTATGCTCTGCCCGGACGGCAGCTCCATGCAGGCGCAGACGCGGGATCCTGGGCCTCACTCGGACCCTGCCTCCAGCGAGGGACCGTGCTGGGGGTCCCCGCCTGCATGCCCAGCACCCGGGGCCGCTCCGGAACCGCGCGCCCTGCCAGTTATGTGCGTCGAGGCGACCAGCCGGCAAGGGCAGACAGTGGAGCCGAACCCATCTTCTCCG cTCTTTCCCAGCGAAGTGCTGACCCTGCTGGAGAACTGGATGCCCCTCTCAATCCTGGAGTGGCCGCCGGCCTGA